In Oncorhynchus gorbuscha isolate QuinsamMale2020 ecotype Even-year linkage group LG08, OgorEven_v1.0, whole genome shotgun sequence, one genomic interval encodes:
- the LOC124040940 gene encoding uncharacterized protein LOC124040940 isoform X2: MAATPFENGPHVAAGHIGPHQPVPQPNPGTWHPVHGPEGSGPHLTDHQPHPHVHQSRPYFYVQPPPQLPLYHYQWPMPYNPCSGFPGYGMPGMVMPPFLPHPYMEVPGYVLPHSQLHPAEYRQYQFRPAAMAYQSNSRMSSTFYHNATPIEMVNSEVQTEPPPEVVKDGPPLARLLARSDFGRGTNSTTPSSLSSKAEKQSCPEEEPNSPIASKTVFQGILRSQGTGKDPPAGTKTMHSRSISIEWMTQNGLMVLEDVAPSELSEKVSDDHPNQSQMSFYSQVPKKLNDSVWSVQSLAPYVPSKELLMENGIVVTEKEADPSNVSQDLAASQVIAITERRRSLRFSLTLENVKEAENMADVNTSSCQESFHYSQIQQKANASVWSVQSLAPYVPSTEWLIQNGLLDHEVSTAKESDADVSRGHTASQLLAITERSQRLSLSSVDTLPPYVPFSCLLADMGKMYDRKHQLGTAEHKQVFSTPMDKFIPSKRLDSEALPRRKRQLKLSHNLHMELVEKGSSTSQSAMIPSVEGSLNSTQGSLKPKAQRSPNQKALKVTEPRVLSPPCSPDDPEPYSSKCLAGDKASGCSCTGRCNQKMEAEVMEPAKQTGPIVPSRQDCEQIAVRMPTAPSSNGHFKTCGLMCSKLQERNCYCEAPKPNAVSFRKRHTGRLNKGNVAKMAADLIKPQAQQRLIPQNQRRQMDSRGANKAMPDHVTCDNGYGLNYSKKRGRWQNRPQEHRLIHQTSLLDSRTPRGMVTKNRGLGIMADLVKQEEQMEETQGTD; this comes from the exons ATGGCAGCAACACCATTTGAAAATGGACCACATGTGGCAGCGGGGCACATTGGGCCACACCAGCCAGTTCCTCAGCCCAACCCTGGCACATGGCACCCAGTGCATGGACCCGAAGGATCAGGGCCCCATCTAACCGATCATCAGCCCCATCCTCATGTGCACCAGTCTCGACCCTACTTCTATGTGCAGCCCCCTCCTCAACtccccctctaccactaccagtgGCCCATGCCCTACAACCCCTGCTCTGGATTTCCAG GTTACGGTATGCCGGGAATGGTTATGCCACCTTTCCTTCCCCACCCATACATGGAGGTTCCAGGTTATGTTCTTCCTCATTCCCAGCTGCACCCTGCAGAATACAGACAATACCAATTCCGTCCTGCTGCCATGGCCTACCAGAGCAACAGCAGGATGTCCAGCACGTTTTACCACAACGCCACACCCATAGAGATGGTCAACTCTGAAGTACAGACTGAGCCACCACCTGAAGTGGTGAAGGATGGTCCCCCCTTGGCTAGACTACTGGCTAGGTCTGACTTTGGAAGAGGCACCAACTCTACCACCCCCTCATCTCTAAGCTCCAAAGCAGAGAAACAGAGTTGCCCAGAAGAAGAACCTAATTCCCCCATTGCCTCCAAAACTGTATTCCAGGGGATACTGAGGAGCCAGGGTACTGGCAAAGACCCACCTGCAGGAACAAAGACCATGCACTCACGTAGCATCTCTATAGAGTGGATGACACAGAATGGACTGATGGTGCTAGAAGATGTGGCACCATCAGAGTTGTCTGAAAAAGTGTCAGATGATCATCCTAATCAAAGCCAGATGTCCTTTTATAGTCAGGTACCCAAAAAGTTGAATGATTCCGTATGGTCAGTGCAGTCTTTGGCCCCGTATGTCCCCTCCAAAGAGTTGCTTATGGAGAACGGCATTGTGGTGACTGAGAAAGAAGCAGATCCTTCCAACGTCAGTCAAGACCTCGCAGCCAGTCAAGTCATAGctataacagagaggaggagaagtcTGAGGTTTTCGCTGACTTTAGAAAATGTGAAAGAGGCAGAGAACATGGCTGATGTGAATACTTCTTCATGCCAAGAGTCCTTCCATTATAGCCAAATACAGCAAAAGGCTAATGCGTCTGTTTGGTCAGTGCAGTCTTTGGCGCCGTATGTCCCCTCCACAGAGTGGCTGATACAGAATGGGCTTTTGGATCATGAAGTGTCGACTGCGAAAGAATCGGATGCGGATGTCAGTCGAGGCCACACAGCTAGTCAACTGTTGGCTATAACCGAGAGAAGTCAAAGGTTGTCCCTGTCATCGGTAGACACACTTCCCCCTTATGTTCCCTTTTCCTGTTTGTTGGCCGACATGGGAAAAATGTACGACAGAAAGCATCAACTAGGCACTGCAGAGCATAAGCAAGTTTTCAGCACACCAATGGATAAATTCATCCCATCAAAGAGGCTGGACTCTGAAGCTCTTCCCAGGAGGAAAAGGCAGCTCAAACTTAGCCACAACCTACACATGGAGCTTGTGGAAAAAGGTTCTTCTACAAGCCAAAGTGCAATGATCCCAAGTGTTGAAGGATCTTTGAATAGCACTCAAGGGTCATTGAAACCCAAGGCTCAACGTAGCCCAAATCAGAAGGCTCTGAAAGTTACAGAGCCCAGGGTCCTGAGCCCTCCCTGCTCTCCAGATGACCCTGAACCATATTCCTCCAAATGCCTAGCAGGAGACAAAGCATCTGGCTGCAGTTGTACAGGTCGCTGCAACCAGAAAATGGAGGCGGAGGTGATGGAACCTGCCAAACAGACTGGGCCTATTGTACCCAGTCGACAGGACTGCGAGCAGATTGCAGTTAGGATGCCAACAGCTCCCTCATCAAACGGACACTTTAAGACGTGTGGTCTGATGTGTTCAAAGCTACAGGAGAGGAACTGCTACTGTGAGGCGCCGAAGCCAAACGCCGTGAGTTTCAGAAAGCGCCACACAGGCAGACTGAATAAGGGAAATGTGGCCAAGATGGCCGCCGATCTCATCAAGCCTCAGGCACAGCAGCGTCTCATTCCACAGAATCAGAGACGACAGATGG ATTCCAGGGGAGCAAACAAGGCCATGCCTGATCATGTAACTTGTGATAATGGATATGGGCTGAACTACTCAAAGAAACGGGGACGATGGCAGAATAGACCACAGg AGCACAGACTAATCCATCAAACAAGCCTTTTGGACAGCAGAACACCCAGAGGAATGGTGACGAAGAACCGTGGACTGGGTATTATGGCAGATCTGGTAAAACAAGAG GAGCAAATGGAAGAAACCCAAGGTACTGACTGA
- the LOC124040940 gene encoding uncharacterized protein LOC124040940 isoform X4 — MAATPFENGPHVAAGHIGPHQPVPQPNPGTWHPVHGPEGSGPHLTDHQPHPHVHQSRPYFYVQPPPQLPLYHYQWPMPYNPCSGFPGYGMPGMVMPPFLPHPYMEVPGYVLPHSQLHPAEYRQYQFRPAAMAYQSNSRMSSTFYHNATPIEMVNSEVQTEPPPEVVKDGPPLARLLARSDFGRGTNSTTPSSLSSKAEKQSCPEEEPNSPIASKTVFQGILRSQGTGKDPPAGTKTMHSRSISIEWMTQNGLMVLEDVAPSELSEKVSDDHPNQSQMSFYSQVPKKLNDSVWSVQSLAPYVPSKELLMENGIVVTEKEADPSNVSQDLAASQVIAITERRRSLRFSLTLENVKEAENMADVNTSSCQESFHYSQIQQKANASVWSVQSLAPYVPSTEWLIQNGLLDHEVSTAKESDADVSRGHTASQLLAITERSQRLSLSSVDTLPPYVPFSCLLADMGKMYDRKHQLGTAEHKQVFSTPMDKFIPSKRLDSEALPRRKRQLKLSHNLHMELVEKGSSTSQSAMIPSVEGSLNSTQGSLKPKAQRSPNQKALKVTEPRVLSPPCSPDDPEPYSSKCLAGDKASGCSCTGRCNQKMEAEVMEPAKQTGPIVPSRQDCEQIAVRMPTAPSSNGHFKTCGLMCSKLQERNCYCEAPKPNAVSFRKRHTGRLNKGNVAKMAADLIKPQAQQRLIPQNQRRQMDSRGANKAMPDHVTCDNGYGLNYSKKRGRWQNRPQEHRLIHQTSLLDSRTPRGMVTKNRGLGIMADLEQMEETQGTD, encoded by the exons ATGGCAGCAACACCATTTGAAAATGGACCACATGTGGCAGCGGGGCACATTGGGCCACACCAGCCAGTTCCTCAGCCCAACCCTGGCACATGGCACCCAGTGCATGGACCCGAAGGATCAGGGCCCCATCTAACCGATCATCAGCCCCATCCTCATGTGCACCAGTCTCGACCCTACTTCTATGTGCAGCCCCCTCCTCAACtccccctctaccactaccagtgGCCCATGCCCTACAACCCCTGCTCTGGATTTCCAG GTTACGGTATGCCGGGAATGGTTATGCCACCTTTCCTTCCCCACCCATACATGGAGGTTCCAGGTTATGTTCTTCCTCATTCCCAGCTGCACCCTGCAGAATACAGACAATACCAATTCCGTCCTGCTGCCATGGCCTACCAGAGCAACAGCAGGATGTCCAGCACGTTTTACCACAACGCCACACCCATAGAGATGGTCAACTCTGAAGTACAGACTGAGCCACCACCTGAAGTGGTGAAGGATGGTCCCCCCTTGGCTAGACTACTGGCTAGGTCTGACTTTGGAAGAGGCACCAACTCTACCACCCCCTCATCTCTAAGCTCCAAAGCAGAGAAACAGAGTTGCCCAGAAGAAGAACCTAATTCCCCCATTGCCTCCAAAACTGTATTCCAGGGGATACTGAGGAGCCAGGGTACTGGCAAAGACCCACCTGCAGGAACAAAGACCATGCACTCACGTAGCATCTCTATAGAGTGGATGACACAGAATGGACTGATGGTGCTAGAAGATGTGGCACCATCAGAGTTGTCTGAAAAAGTGTCAGATGATCATCCTAATCAAAGCCAGATGTCCTTTTATAGTCAGGTACCCAAAAAGTTGAATGATTCCGTATGGTCAGTGCAGTCTTTGGCCCCGTATGTCCCCTCCAAAGAGTTGCTTATGGAGAACGGCATTGTGGTGACTGAGAAAGAAGCAGATCCTTCCAACGTCAGTCAAGACCTCGCAGCCAGTCAAGTCATAGctataacagagaggaggagaagtcTGAGGTTTTCGCTGACTTTAGAAAATGTGAAAGAGGCAGAGAACATGGCTGATGTGAATACTTCTTCATGCCAAGAGTCCTTCCATTATAGCCAAATACAGCAAAAGGCTAATGCGTCTGTTTGGTCAGTGCAGTCTTTGGCGCCGTATGTCCCCTCCACAGAGTGGCTGATACAGAATGGGCTTTTGGATCATGAAGTGTCGACTGCGAAAGAATCGGATGCGGATGTCAGTCGAGGCCACACAGCTAGTCAACTGTTGGCTATAACCGAGAGAAGTCAAAGGTTGTCCCTGTCATCGGTAGACACACTTCCCCCTTATGTTCCCTTTTCCTGTTTGTTGGCCGACATGGGAAAAATGTACGACAGAAAGCATCAACTAGGCACTGCAGAGCATAAGCAAGTTTTCAGCACACCAATGGATAAATTCATCCCATCAAAGAGGCTGGACTCTGAAGCTCTTCCCAGGAGGAAAAGGCAGCTCAAACTTAGCCACAACCTACACATGGAGCTTGTGGAAAAAGGTTCTTCTACAAGCCAAAGTGCAATGATCCCAAGTGTTGAAGGATCTTTGAATAGCACTCAAGGGTCATTGAAACCCAAGGCTCAACGTAGCCCAAATCAGAAGGCTCTGAAAGTTACAGAGCCCAGGGTCCTGAGCCCTCCCTGCTCTCCAGATGACCCTGAACCATATTCCTCCAAATGCCTAGCAGGAGACAAAGCATCTGGCTGCAGTTGTACAGGTCGCTGCAACCAGAAAATGGAGGCGGAGGTGATGGAACCTGCCAAACAGACTGGGCCTATTGTACCCAGTCGACAGGACTGCGAGCAGATTGCAGTTAGGATGCCAACAGCTCCCTCATCAAACGGACACTTTAAGACGTGTGGTCTGATGTGTTCAAAGCTACAGGAGAGGAACTGCTACTGTGAGGCGCCGAAGCCAAACGCCGTGAGTTTCAGAAAGCGCCACACAGGCAGACTGAATAAGGGAAATGTGGCCAAGATGGCCGCCGATCTCATCAAGCCTCAGGCACAGCAGCGTCTCATTCCACAGAATCAGAGACGACAGATGG ATTCCAGGGGAGCAAACAAGGCCATGCCTGATCATGTAACTTGTGATAATGGATATGGGCTGAACTACTCAAAGAAACGGGGACGATGGCAGAATAGACCACAGg AGCACAGACTAATCCATCAAACAAGCCTTTTGGACAGCAGAACACCCAGAGGAATGGTGACGAAGAACCGTGGACTGGGTATTATGGCAGATCTG GAGCAAATGGAAGAAACCCAAGGTACTGACTGA
- the LOC124040940 gene encoding uncharacterized protein LOC124040940 isoform X1 produces MAATPFENGPHVAAGHIGPHQPVPQPNPGTWHPVHGPEGSGPHLTDHQPHPHVHQSRPYFYVQPPPQLPLYHYQWPMPYNPCSGFPGYGMPGMVMPPFLPHPYMEVPGYVLPHSQLHPAEYRQYQFRPAAMAYQSNSRMSSTFYHNATPIEMVNSEVQTEPPPEVVKDGPPLARLLARSDFGRGTNSTTPSSLSSKAEKQSCPEEEPNSPIASKTVFQGILRSQGTGKDPPAGTKTMHSRSISIEWMTQNGLMVLEDVAPSELSEKVSDDHPNQSQMSFYSQVPKKLNDSVWSVQSLAPYVPSKELLMENGIVVTEKEADPSNVSQDLAASQVIAITERRRSLRFSLTLENVKEAENMADVNTSSCQESFHYSQIQQKANASVWSVQSLAPYVPSTEWLIQNGLLDHEVSTAKESDADVSRGHTASQLLAITERSQRLSLSSVDTLPPYVPFSCLLADMGKMYDRKHQLGTAEHKQVFSTPMDKFIPSKRLDSEALPRRKRQLKLSHNLHMELVEKGSSTSQSAMIPSVEGSLNSTQGSLKPKAQRSPNQKALKVTEPRVLSPPCSPDDPEPYSSKCLAGDKASGCSCTGRCNQKMEAEVMEPAKQTGPIVPSRQDCEQIAVRMPTAPSSNGHFKTCGLMCSKLQERNCYCEAPKPNAVSFRKRHTGRLNKGNVAKMAADLIKPQAQQRLIPQNQRRQMDSRGANKAMPDHVTCDNGYGLNYSKKRGRWQNRPQDRAQTNPSNKPFGQQNTQRNGDEEPWTGYYGRSGKTRGANGRNPRY; encoded by the exons ATGGCAGCAACACCATTTGAAAATGGACCACATGTGGCAGCGGGGCACATTGGGCCACACCAGCCAGTTCCTCAGCCCAACCCTGGCACATGGCACCCAGTGCATGGACCCGAAGGATCAGGGCCCCATCTAACCGATCATCAGCCCCATCCTCATGTGCACCAGTCTCGACCCTACTTCTATGTGCAGCCCCCTCCTCAACtccccctctaccactaccagtgGCCCATGCCCTACAACCCCTGCTCTGGATTTCCAG GTTACGGTATGCCGGGAATGGTTATGCCACCTTTCCTTCCCCACCCATACATGGAGGTTCCAGGTTATGTTCTTCCTCATTCCCAGCTGCACCCTGCAGAATACAGACAATACCAATTCCGTCCTGCTGCCATGGCCTACCAGAGCAACAGCAGGATGTCCAGCACGTTTTACCACAACGCCACACCCATAGAGATGGTCAACTCTGAAGTACAGACTGAGCCACCACCTGAAGTGGTGAAGGATGGTCCCCCCTTGGCTAGACTACTGGCTAGGTCTGACTTTGGAAGAGGCACCAACTCTACCACCCCCTCATCTCTAAGCTCCAAAGCAGAGAAACAGAGTTGCCCAGAAGAAGAACCTAATTCCCCCATTGCCTCCAAAACTGTATTCCAGGGGATACTGAGGAGCCAGGGTACTGGCAAAGACCCACCTGCAGGAACAAAGACCATGCACTCACGTAGCATCTCTATAGAGTGGATGACACAGAATGGACTGATGGTGCTAGAAGATGTGGCACCATCAGAGTTGTCTGAAAAAGTGTCAGATGATCATCCTAATCAAAGCCAGATGTCCTTTTATAGTCAGGTACCCAAAAAGTTGAATGATTCCGTATGGTCAGTGCAGTCTTTGGCCCCGTATGTCCCCTCCAAAGAGTTGCTTATGGAGAACGGCATTGTGGTGACTGAGAAAGAAGCAGATCCTTCCAACGTCAGTCAAGACCTCGCAGCCAGTCAAGTCATAGctataacagagaggaggagaagtcTGAGGTTTTCGCTGACTTTAGAAAATGTGAAAGAGGCAGAGAACATGGCTGATGTGAATACTTCTTCATGCCAAGAGTCCTTCCATTATAGCCAAATACAGCAAAAGGCTAATGCGTCTGTTTGGTCAGTGCAGTCTTTGGCGCCGTATGTCCCCTCCACAGAGTGGCTGATACAGAATGGGCTTTTGGATCATGAAGTGTCGACTGCGAAAGAATCGGATGCGGATGTCAGTCGAGGCCACACAGCTAGTCAACTGTTGGCTATAACCGAGAGAAGTCAAAGGTTGTCCCTGTCATCGGTAGACACACTTCCCCCTTATGTTCCCTTTTCCTGTTTGTTGGCCGACATGGGAAAAATGTACGACAGAAAGCATCAACTAGGCACTGCAGAGCATAAGCAAGTTTTCAGCACACCAATGGATAAATTCATCCCATCAAAGAGGCTGGACTCTGAAGCTCTTCCCAGGAGGAAAAGGCAGCTCAAACTTAGCCACAACCTACACATGGAGCTTGTGGAAAAAGGTTCTTCTACAAGCCAAAGTGCAATGATCCCAAGTGTTGAAGGATCTTTGAATAGCACTCAAGGGTCATTGAAACCCAAGGCTCAACGTAGCCCAAATCAGAAGGCTCTGAAAGTTACAGAGCCCAGGGTCCTGAGCCCTCCCTGCTCTCCAGATGACCCTGAACCATATTCCTCCAAATGCCTAGCAGGAGACAAAGCATCTGGCTGCAGTTGTACAGGTCGCTGCAACCAGAAAATGGAGGCGGAGGTGATGGAACCTGCCAAACAGACTGGGCCTATTGTACCCAGTCGACAGGACTGCGAGCAGATTGCAGTTAGGATGCCAACAGCTCCCTCATCAAACGGACACTTTAAGACGTGTGGTCTGATGTGTTCAAAGCTACAGGAGAGGAACTGCTACTGTGAGGCGCCGAAGCCAAACGCCGTGAGTTTCAGAAAGCGCCACACAGGCAGACTGAATAAGGGAAATGTGGCCAAGATGGCCGCCGATCTCATCAAGCCTCAGGCACAGCAGCGTCTCATTCCACAGAATCAGAGACGACAGATGG ATTCCAGGGGAGCAAACAAGGCCATGCCTGATCATGTAACTTGTGATAATGGATATGGGCTGAACTACTCAAAGAAACGGGGACGATGGCAGAATAGACCACAGg ACAGAGCACAGACTAATCCATCAAACAAGCCTTTTGGACAGCAGAACACCCAGAGGAATGGTGACGAAGAACCGTGGACTGGGTATTATGGCAGATCTGGTAAAACAAGAG GAGCAAATGGAAGAAACCCAAGGTACTGA
- the LOC124040940 gene encoding uncharacterized protein LOC124040940 isoform X3, translating into MAATPFENGPHVAAGHIGPHQPVPQPNPGTWHPVHGPEGSGPHLTDHQPHPHVHQSRPYFYVQPPPQLPLYHYQWPMPYNPCSGFPGYGMPGMVMPPFLPHPYMEVPGYVLPHSQLHPAEYRQYQFRPAAMAYQSNSRMSSTFYHNATPIEMVNSEVQTEPPPEVVKDGPPLARLLARSDFGRGTNSTTPSSLSSKAEKQSCPEEEPNSPIASKTVFQGILRSQGTGKDPPAGTKTMHSRSISIEWMTQNGLMVLEDVAPSELSEKVSDDHPNQSQMSFYSQVPKKLNDSVWSVQSLAPYVPSKELLMENGIVVTEKEADPSNVSQDLAASQVIAITERRRSLRFSLTLENVKEAENMADVNTSSCQESFHYSQIQQKANASVWSVQSLAPYVPSTEWLIQNGLLDHEVSTAKESDADVSRGHTASQLLAITERSQRLSLSSVDTLPPYVPFSCLLADMGKMYDRKHQLGTAEHKQVFSTPMDKFIPSKRLDSEALPRRKRQLKLSHNLHMELVEKGSSTSQSAMIPSVEGSLNSTQGSLKPKAQRSPNQKALKVTEPRVLSPPCSPDDPEPYSSKCLAGDKASGCSCTGRCNQKMEAEVMEPAKQTGPIVPSRQDCEQIAVRMPTAPSSNGHFKTCGLMCSKLQERNCYCEAPKPNAVSFRKRHTGRLNKGNVAKMAADLIKPQAQQRLIPQNQRRQMDSRGANKAMPDHVTCDNGYGLNYSKKRGRWQNRPQDRAQTNPSNKPFGQQNTQRNGDEEPWTGYYGRSGANGRNPRY; encoded by the exons ATGGCAGCAACACCATTTGAAAATGGACCACATGTGGCAGCGGGGCACATTGGGCCACACCAGCCAGTTCCTCAGCCCAACCCTGGCACATGGCACCCAGTGCATGGACCCGAAGGATCAGGGCCCCATCTAACCGATCATCAGCCCCATCCTCATGTGCACCAGTCTCGACCCTACTTCTATGTGCAGCCCCCTCCTCAACtccccctctaccactaccagtgGCCCATGCCCTACAACCCCTGCTCTGGATTTCCAG GTTACGGTATGCCGGGAATGGTTATGCCACCTTTCCTTCCCCACCCATACATGGAGGTTCCAGGTTATGTTCTTCCTCATTCCCAGCTGCACCCTGCAGAATACAGACAATACCAATTCCGTCCTGCTGCCATGGCCTACCAGAGCAACAGCAGGATGTCCAGCACGTTTTACCACAACGCCACACCCATAGAGATGGTCAACTCTGAAGTACAGACTGAGCCACCACCTGAAGTGGTGAAGGATGGTCCCCCCTTGGCTAGACTACTGGCTAGGTCTGACTTTGGAAGAGGCACCAACTCTACCACCCCCTCATCTCTAAGCTCCAAAGCAGAGAAACAGAGTTGCCCAGAAGAAGAACCTAATTCCCCCATTGCCTCCAAAACTGTATTCCAGGGGATACTGAGGAGCCAGGGTACTGGCAAAGACCCACCTGCAGGAACAAAGACCATGCACTCACGTAGCATCTCTATAGAGTGGATGACACAGAATGGACTGATGGTGCTAGAAGATGTGGCACCATCAGAGTTGTCTGAAAAAGTGTCAGATGATCATCCTAATCAAAGCCAGATGTCCTTTTATAGTCAGGTACCCAAAAAGTTGAATGATTCCGTATGGTCAGTGCAGTCTTTGGCCCCGTATGTCCCCTCCAAAGAGTTGCTTATGGAGAACGGCATTGTGGTGACTGAGAAAGAAGCAGATCCTTCCAACGTCAGTCAAGACCTCGCAGCCAGTCAAGTCATAGctataacagagaggaggagaagtcTGAGGTTTTCGCTGACTTTAGAAAATGTGAAAGAGGCAGAGAACATGGCTGATGTGAATACTTCTTCATGCCAAGAGTCCTTCCATTATAGCCAAATACAGCAAAAGGCTAATGCGTCTGTTTGGTCAGTGCAGTCTTTGGCGCCGTATGTCCCCTCCACAGAGTGGCTGATACAGAATGGGCTTTTGGATCATGAAGTGTCGACTGCGAAAGAATCGGATGCGGATGTCAGTCGAGGCCACACAGCTAGTCAACTGTTGGCTATAACCGAGAGAAGTCAAAGGTTGTCCCTGTCATCGGTAGACACACTTCCCCCTTATGTTCCCTTTTCCTGTTTGTTGGCCGACATGGGAAAAATGTACGACAGAAAGCATCAACTAGGCACTGCAGAGCATAAGCAAGTTTTCAGCACACCAATGGATAAATTCATCCCATCAAAGAGGCTGGACTCTGAAGCTCTTCCCAGGAGGAAAAGGCAGCTCAAACTTAGCCACAACCTACACATGGAGCTTGTGGAAAAAGGTTCTTCTACAAGCCAAAGTGCAATGATCCCAAGTGTTGAAGGATCTTTGAATAGCACTCAAGGGTCATTGAAACCCAAGGCTCAACGTAGCCCAAATCAGAAGGCTCTGAAAGTTACAGAGCCCAGGGTCCTGAGCCCTCCCTGCTCTCCAGATGACCCTGAACCATATTCCTCCAAATGCCTAGCAGGAGACAAAGCATCTGGCTGCAGTTGTACAGGTCGCTGCAACCAGAAAATGGAGGCGGAGGTGATGGAACCTGCCAAACAGACTGGGCCTATTGTACCCAGTCGACAGGACTGCGAGCAGATTGCAGTTAGGATGCCAACAGCTCCCTCATCAAACGGACACTTTAAGACGTGTGGTCTGATGTGTTCAAAGCTACAGGAGAGGAACTGCTACTGTGAGGCGCCGAAGCCAAACGCCGTGAGTTTCAGAAAGCGCCACACAGGCAGACTGAATAAGGGAAATGTGGCCAAGATGGCCGCCGATCTCATCAAGCCTCAGGCACAGCAGCGTCTCATTCCACAGAATCAGAGACGACAGATGG ATTCCAGGGGAGCAAACAAGGCCATGCCTGATCATGTAACTTGTGATAATGGATATGGGCTGAACTACTCAAAGAAACGGGGACGATGGCAGAATAGACCACAGg ACAGAGCACAGACTAATCCATCAAACAAGCCTTTTGGACAGCAGAACACCCAGAGGAATGGTGACGAAGAACCGTGGACTGGGTATTATGGCAGATCTG GAGCAAATGGAAGAAACCCAAGGTACTGA